aagtggcgacaaaaatcacccttgttggactaatttgtgtgctttcagataagaataaaagacttctagctagatgcctttaatattttagtgggaaattacctttcccaaaaactacgttacttcagagggagtcgtttcccacaatgttgtataatgctcgttaccaagtcagtttttaagttaatatttgtttttagtaattaccaaacgtataccttctcTTTAAGCGATAtcttattaaaaaacattgatgATTTTCCACAGGTTAATAATGACACACCTCAGCCTAACGGTGGGACTTACGTCAAAGACGAAGAGGGCAACCTCACCGGACAGCTTCTCGAGCCGCCTGCTTTTATGGGCGTCATAGGAAAGAAACCCCCTCCAAGCCAAGCCGAGATCGAAGAGTCAGTCTGGAAACAGTGGCGCTACTATGCTTCAGTGGGCTTTACTACCGTCACGGAACTGGCGTACACACCCAATCCAGCCTATGATAGGTTTTTGAAGACAGTCTCTGACTCAGAAAAGTGTCCAATCCGACTCGGTAAGAGTAACTTAACTTACACGTGTTGATTTTGACGAATCTGACCGTTTAGTCGTCGACGGCTCCAACACCACAcgaaatttattttgtgttcaatTTGTCGCGTCGAAGACGtctataggcccttttcgaaaccacggctgcGGCTCGTTTGCGTCCCCAGgctgatttcacgaagagtCCAGGTATCAGGTTTGATGTCACAGTATGCCAAACTTTAATTGCTTTTGCCTTCtttgcaaatgtttttttctttcttttctatGGTAGCACTATATCGGCTCATACACCCAGTGGAAGATTGTCGTTTGGAGTCGGAGGCCTCGGGGTCGAAGACCAAATCAAATTTGGCGCCTCCACCATCATGTTGTCCAAGGTTCAACTCTTACAGCGAAGATGCCGACAGGCTGGGCAAGTCCGGTGCTGAAGTGCCCAGCATTGGCAAGTACAACGACAAGCTCTGGGAGGCAGGCGTGAAGATCATCGCTGATGGCTCCCCGCACACCGGCACCTCAGCAGTACGTGAGCCCTACCTGCACACCCATCTGGCTGAAACCCTTGGCTTTCCCCCAGCACCAGGGTACGGCATCCTAAATTATGACAAGAAGGCTATGTTGGACACAATCAGAAGGTGCCACATAGAAGAAAAGCAGATTGCAATTCACAGCCATGGGGAACGAGCTATCGAACAAGTCCTGAAATGTTACGAGGAGGTAAAGTCTTCggaattgtttttgtaattatAAGTTATGCATACAAGAAACTTTTGACAAGAAACTTTTGACAAGGAACATCGCATTTTCAAGAAGATTGGCTAAGAAAAAATCATCATCTGAAAGAATAGTGGTGGGTCTAAACCAATAGCAAACTATGAGACTCAACTTTGTGTAGAAAGAGTCAGAACAGGTAGTAGGATTTGATTTGTTACGTTTCTTTGTCTTGAAGGTCTTGGCCAATGATCCGTGTACTATGCGCCATCGTATGGAGCATCTTGGCCTCGCGACCCAAGGACAGATCGCCAGAGCTGGCAAGATCAAACTTGCCTTGTCATTCTTTGTGGATCAACTTCGCTTCTACGGGTTGACCTTCAAGGATGGTATCTTCGGCGAAAGTAGAGTCAATCGCTGGACTCCACTTTCCGAGGCAACAAAGAGTGACGTTACTTGGACAATTCACCAGGTATAAACCTACCACAGGACTCAACCTGACCAAACCCAACCCTGCCCAGTGTCTATATACACCCACATTAAACCTATTCCACTCCAACAACCTACTATAGTACCTCCCAAACCCATACTCTCCACGTTGCAACCCAACCCAGCCAACTATACCCaggctttctccagaagacgatcagagcatactgatcgaagcgtcgagttgaaaccaacggttcatttcagaaccaccccaactcatgtAGAGATAGGATCATTAcctggtgttaccgcaaacctttctacaaCCATACAAAATTCAACCAAGGAGAGACCATGCGCTCTCCACCCGCTAAACCCTTCTAAGTTGATAATCTTTTGAATTCATTCTGCTCTCTCCCCATAAGGACCAGCCAACATTTCCTGGCCAAGCCACACCCTTCGCCAACATGAAAACAGCCATAACCCGCTGCGAGAGGGACCACCCCAACACCCCATACGGCCCGGAGTACCGCGTGTCCATCGACGAGGCTCTCAAGGCCTACACCGTCAACGCGGCATGGCAGCTTCACAAGGAGAAAGAGGTGGGTAGCATCACAGTGGGCAAGAAGGCCGACCTGGTGGTGCTGTCTGAGAACCCGTACAATGTGGAACCAGTCAACTTGGAGAGGATTCAAGTCATTGAGACATTTCTCAATGGCTGCCGCAATAAACTTGCTGAATTCCAAAACCTTCCTAAGACTGACTTCCAGATACTTGTGCGTCGACATGACAACCCAAGAGAAGCTACATGTGCGCAGGATCAATGGGGGTGGTCCAGCGAACTAAAGGCATTGTAACAGTTATGCCTTGTGGTAATTAAAAGCAGGGAGCTAGTTGCAActatccatttaatcttttgCTAGGTTAGGGTTTAGTGATACCAAGATTTGATAATGCCTATACCAATATTTCATGATATGTAAACATATTGTTTGTAAAGCAGTCTTtagaagatttttttaaaagtgcCAGCGCCTACAATGTATACCAATAATTATACCATGCTATGTAAACAGATTGGAAAAGCGGTCTTTAGATaggcattttgttttgttgctattTTTAAACTTGATCCTTCgctaggttagggttaggatttaGAATACACAGATTTGTcaatgcatggaggtagaaataaagCAGTCTTTTAGAAAGACACTTTGTTATAATGTTGCTTCGTTTAAACATGACAATTTgataggttagggttaggatttaGGGAAACAAAGATTTGTCAacgcatggaggtagaaataaatcATTCTTTAGAAAGACACTTTGTTATGTTATTGCTTCGTTtaaacatgatattttgttaggttagggttaggatttaGTTATTCTTCCATATTTAGGGATACCAACATTTTTCAATGCCTACCAATAATACATTATGCTACGTGAACAGATTGTATGTGAAGCAGTTTTTAGAAAGACACTTTGTTATATTGTTGCTACGTTTAAACCTGAAATTGCTAGGTTAGGGTTAAGATTTAGGGATACAAAGATTTATCAATGCCTACCAATATTTCAAGATATGTAAACATAAAGCTGTCTTCATAAAGACACTTTGTTGTGTTGTTGCTACGTTTAAAGGTTCCTGATCTTTTGTTAGGTTATGGTTAGGATTTAGGGATGCAAAGATTTGTTAATGCTTACCAATATATAATGCTATGTAAGCAGAAAGTTTGTAAATCAATCTTTAGGACACTTAGCTATATTGTTGCTACGTTTAAACAATACATGTTATTCTGGATCTGgatattatactccgataaaaacggaTACCCGCATCGCATCGGAGTTAAAGTTCAGTTTGTTTAGGTTATAGGGTTAGGATTTAGGGATACCAAAATTTGCCAATGCCTGCCAATATATCGTGCTATGTAAACAGACCATTTGTAAAGCAG
The sequence above is drawn from the Asterias amurensis chromosome 13, ASM3211899v1 genome and encodes:
- the LOC139946380 gene encoding putative amidohydrolase YtcJ codes for the protein MDEDNQATAEAIAIREEKIVAVGTMEDVFSFNGGIKTKMIYLNRQTLMPGFIEPHQHAIITAQTNSQFINISGVNYRSYHGNPGILEVMEKEMKALAGVRENPKWGLFFGWDPELVPDLPTLSAAYLDDKFPSNIPMAVVGQSGHVAWVNSEALKLANVNNDTPQPNGGTYVKDEEGNLTGQLLEPPAFMGVIGKKPPPSQAEIEESVWKQWRYYASVGFTTVTELAYTPNPAYDRFLKTVSDSEKCPIRLALYRLIHPVEDCRLESEASGSKTKSNLAPPPSCCPRFNSYSEDADRLGKSGAEVPSIGKYNDKLWEAGVKIIADGSPHTGTSAVREPYLHTHLAETLGFPPAPGYGILNYDKKAMLDTIRRCHIEEKQIAIHSHGERAIEQVLKCYEEVLANDPCTMRHRMEHLGLATQGQIARAGKIKLALSFFVDQLRFYGLTFKDGIFGESRVNRWTPLSEATKSDVTWTIHQDQPTFPGQATPFANMKTAITRCERDHPNTPYGPEYRVSIDEALKAYTVNAAWQLHKEKEVGSITVGKKADLVVLSENPYNVEPVNLERIQVIETFLNGCRNKLAEFQNLPKTDFQILVRRHDNPREATCAQDQWGWSSELKAL